GCCGTGCCGCCCACCTGGTCGGCGTTGGCCTCGATGCCGAACTGGTGGATGTCGGTCAGTCGGTCGTAGAACGAGCCCTTGTCCCAGAAACCGTCTTCCGAGCAGCCGATGCAGCCGTGGCCGGCCTTGATCGGGAAGCTGGTGCCCTCGTTCCACTGCACCGTGGAGCAGGCGTTGTAGCTGGTCGGGCCCTTGCAGCCCACCTTGTAGAGGCAGTAGCCCTTGCGCGCGGCCTCGTCGTCGAAGGACTCGACGAACTGGCCGGCGTCGAAATGCGGCCGGCGATAGCACTTGTCGTGGATGCGCTGGCTGTAGAACATCTTCGGCCGGCCCTGGCGGTCGAGCTCGGGCATGCGGTCGAAGGTGAGCATGTAGGTGATCACGCCGGTCATCACCTCGGCGATCGGCGGACAGCCGGGCACCTTGATGATCGGCTTGTCGGTGATCACCTTGTGGATCGGCGTGGCCTGCGTGGGGTTGGGCTTGGCGGCCTGCACGCAGCCCCAGCTGGCGCACGAGCCCCAGGCGATGATGGCCTTGCTGTCCTTGGCCACGCGCTTGAGCTTCTCGACGAAGGGCTTGCCCGACTGGATGCAGAACATGCCGTCCTCGTTGAGCGGCGGGTTGCCCTCCACGGCCAGGATGTAGTTGCCCTTGTACTTGGCCATGATCTCTTCGAGGATGGCCTCGGCCTGGTGGCCGGCGGCGGCCATCAGCGTGTCGTCGTAGTCCAGGCTGATCATCGACAGCACCACGTCCTTGGCCAGCGGGTGCGCGCTGCGGATGAAGCTCTCGGAGCAGCAGGTGCACTCCAGGCCATGCAGCCACAGCACCGGCGTGCGCGGCTTGGTCTCCATGGCATGTGCGATCTGCGGCACGAAGGCCGGCCCCAGGCCCAGCGAGGTGGCGGTGAGCGAGCAGTACTTCATCAGGCTGCGCCGCGAAATGCCCTGCCGGCGCATCACGTCGTAGAAGGTCTCCATGGGGTCGTGTTCTCCGTTTGCGCTTCCACGCTGACTACAGGAACGGCGGCAACCTTGTGCAAGGCCAGCTCAACCGCAGGCACGCCAGGCGGCGCGTGATGTCTTGTCACAAGTTGCATGCCATGCCGCGTCAGGGCCCGGGAAAGTCCCGAGAGGCCGCGCCAAGTGCTTGAAATCATTTGATTAAGTACAAGCCGGGTCGAGATCACCCGACAGCCCGGCCGGCGCACTGGCAAGCGCGCTTGCAGTCAGGCGCCCGCATCGCAAAGCGCTTGACCATCCCCAACGACGACGACGACGCCCGACCAGGCCGCTGGCTACACTGATTTGCACGGCCCGGCGAGGCCAGGCGCGGCAGGGCTGCGGCGCCGCCCGCACGCAGGTCGCCAGAACAGCAGGAGGCGAGATGACCCAGCCGACCCACCGCGCGCCGGTGACCATCGTCACGCCACCCGGTCGACGCATCGCCCAGCCCGAGCTGCCGCGCGGCCTGCGCCAGGATCAGCGCGGCACCGACAGCGATGCACGCTTTCTGCCCCCCGGCTTTGTGCGGGCGGTCGACGCGGTCGATCTGTCGGCCGGCGCACGCGACCTGGCCGGCGGTGCCGGGCAGGCGCTGTCGCCCGGTGCCAGCCAGGTGCTGGCCATCGAGCTGGACGAGGGCATCACCCTCTACACCAGCCCCGAGAACCTGCAGCGCACGCTGGCCCAGGTGGCGCCCGAGGCGGTGACGGCCGATGGCCGCGTGCTGCTCGAGGCCCTGGAAACCCGCGCCGCCAGCACCCGCGCCATCCGCGCCACCGGCGGTGCGGCACGGCTGGTGGCCCGCGTCACCACGCTCGAGGTCGGCCAGGCCGGCGACGCCATCACCCAGCTGGCCGGCAGCAAGCTGCGCGAGTGGCTGGGCGACCGCCTGGTGGGCGAGGCCGCCGAGCAGCTGGGCATCACCTGGTGGGGCACCAAGGCGCTGATGTGGGCCATCGAGGATCGCCATGGCCGCACCCACGGCCTGTACCGCTGGGTGGGCGGTGAAACCCAGCCGGCGGCGCTGTTCGCCCCCGAGCACGACCCGCGCCTGGCCAAGGAGGCGGCGCAGGGCCCGGTGCTGGTGTTCATCCACGGCACCGCGTCCAGCGTGGGCGGCAGCTTTGGCGACCTGCAGGCCGGCGCGCCCGACACCTGGCGCCTGCTCGAGCTGCAGTACGGCGAGCGCATCTACGGCTTCGAGCACCGCTCGCTGTCCGAAAGCCCGATCGAGAACGCGCTGCAGCTGGCGCGCGCACTGCCCGAGGGCGCCCGCCTGCACCTGGTCAGCCATTCGCGCGGCGGCCAGGTGGGCGATCTGCTGTGCATGGCCACCCACGACGGCGCCGAGCTCGACGCGCTGCTGGAGGCCTATGCCGTCGACGAGGTGGCGCTGGGCGGCGTGGACGACGAGACCGACCGCGCGCGCCTGCGCGCCGAGCTGGCCACCGCCTACGAGCGCCAGCGTGCCGCGCTGCGCGAGCTGGCCACGCTGCTGCGCACGCGGCGCTTCAAGGTCGAGCGTTATGTGCGCGTGGCCTGCCCGGCGCGCGGCACGCGCCTGGCCAGCGGCAACTTCGACGTCTTTCTGTCGGGCCTGCTGTCGCTGGTCGGCCTGGTGCCGGGCCTGGCCGGCAACCCCTGGTACATGGCCTTCAAGCGCGTGGTGCTCGAGATCGCCAGGAACCGCACCCGGCCGCAGCGTGTGCCGGGCATCGAGGCCATGCTGCCCGGCGCGCCGATGGCGCGGCTGCTGGCCCGGCTGCCGGCCCAGGCCGGCACGGCGATGGCGGTGATCGCCGGCGACATCGAGGGCGGCGGCCTGCTCAAGCGCCTGGGCGTGCTGTTCACCGACCACATGTTCTTCGACGGCGTCGACAACGACCTGGTCGTCGACAGCGACTCGATGAGCGCCGGCGTGGCCCGGCCGGCCACCACGCGGCGCCTGTTCGACCAGGGCCCCGAGGTCAACCACTTCCGCTACTTCACCAACAGCAGCACGCGCGAGGCCCTGCGCCAGTGGCTCACCGAGGCCGACCCCGGCGCGCTGGCGCAGTTCAGCCCGCTGCCGGCGCTGGCGCCCGAGCGCAGCCTGGCCGAGACCCAACGCCGCGACACCGTCCGCGCCAGCCAGCGCGGCCTCGAGCCGGCCAGCCTGCCGGTGGTCATCGTGCTGCCCGGCGTGATGGGCTCGCACCTGTGGGTCAACGGCCGCGACCGGGTGTGGATGGACCCGCTCGACCTGCTGGCCGGCGGGCTGCGCAAGCTGGCCTTCGGCCTGCCCGGCGTCAGCCCCGAGAAGCTGTTCGACCCCTCCTACGGCGAGCTGTGCGAGCACCTGGCCGCGAGCCACCAGGTCGAGCGCTTCGCCTACGACTGGCGCCTGCCGCTCGACGCCCTGGGCGATGCCCTGGCCGAACGCGTGCGCCGCGTGCTCGAGGCCAGCGCGCCCGCCGGCGCCGCGCCGCGCCCGGTGCGCCTGCTGGCGCACAGCATGGGCGGCCTGGTGGTGCGCGCGATGGCGGCACGCCACCCCGCGCTGTGGGAGGCCTTGATGCAGCGCCCCGGCGCACGCCTGGTGATGCTGGGCACGCCCAACCACGGCTCGCACCAGATGGTGGAGATGCTGATCGGCAAGGGCGACACGGTGCGCCTGCTGGCCCGCGCCGACCTGCGCCACAGCCTGCAGCAACTGCTCGACCTGGTGGGCGGCTTCCGCGGTGCGCTGGCCCTGCTGCCGCGCCCGGGCTTCCTGGACGAGGCCGCCATGCTGCAGGGCGCCGACCGCCAGCAGCCCGACTACTTTGCCCCGGCACTGTGGGAGCGCCTGCGCGCCGAGATGACCGACCTGTGGTTCGGCAACGGCGTGGTGGCACGGCTGCAGCCCGCGGCGCTGTCGGCCGCCAGCTGGCTGTGGCGCCAGCCGGGGCCGGCCGCCGGCCTGCCCGCGGCGCATGCCGAGCGATGCTTCTATGTGCACGGCGTGGCCGCCAGCACGCCCTGCGGCATGGTGCAGCGCAACGGCCGCTGGCAGATGCTGGCCACGCCGCGCGGCGACGGCACCGTCACCTGGGTGTCGGGCCGGCTCGAGGGCATTGCCGCCGCGCACCACTTCTACATGCCGGCCGGCCACGGCGCGCTGGCCGACACGCCGGAGTACTTCGACTCGCTGGCGCTGCTGCTGGCCGAGGGCCAGCCCGGCCGCCTGCTCAGCAGCCCGCCGCGCGTGCGCGACGCCAGTGGCGCCGAAGTCGTTGAACTGCAGGCCTACGACGCCGGCCCGCCACAGGTGCCCAGCGCCGAAGAGCTGGCCGCCAGCCTGCTGCGCCGCGAACCGCGGGCGCCGGTGCGCGATGCCGCGGGCCGCGGCCAGCGCCAGCTCAGCGTGCGGGTGCGCAACGACGACCTGCGCGCGCTCGACCGGCCGATCCTGGTGGGCCACTACGCGCAGGACGCGATCTCCGGCGCCGAGGCCCTGATCGATCGCGACCTGGTGCACGGCGCGCTGCGCCAGCGCTACGACCTGGGCCTGTACGCCGGCGCCGCCGGCACCGCCACCGTGGTGCTGCCGGCGCCCAATGCGATGGAACGCGCGCGAGGCAGCCGCCGCGGCGCGGTGGTGGCCGGCCTGGGCGTCTTTGACGGCTCGCTGGGCGCACCGGCCCTCACCGGCGCGGTGCGCAATGCGGTCACGCGGCTGCTGCTGCAGCTGCTCGACAGCGGCGAGCCCGCGCCGGCCGATCCGGCCGCCGCCGGCATCGCGCTGGCCACGCTGCTGATCGGCTACAACACCGCCGCCAACCTGGGCCTGGGCGACGTGATGACCGCGCTGATTCGCGGCACCGCCGAGGCCAACCACCGCTTCCACGAGGCCACCGGCAGCCCCTGGCATGTCGATGCGCTGGACATCGTCGAGCTCTACCGCGACACCGCGATCAGCGCCGCGCGCCAGCTCGAGCGCGTGGCCGCGCAGCTGTCGGCCGGCCGGGCGCTGCGCTGCCGCATCGCGGTGCAGCCGCTGCTCGAAGGCGGCGGCGCGCGCGAGCGCCTGCTCGATGCGCGTGGCGCCTCGTACTGGTCGCGGCTGATGGTGTCGTGCGCCGGCGACGAGGCCTCGGTGACGCCTGGCAGCCCCGACCTCGACACCGACACCGAGGCCGAGCCGGCGGCCGCTGCGCCGGCACCGGCCGCGGCGGCCGCCCGCATGCGCCGCGGCATGGCCGGCCGGCTGCGCTTTCTGTACCTGGGCTCGGGCCGCGCGCGGGTCGAGGCCCAGGTGCAGCAGCGCCAGCCCGGCCTGGTCGAGCGCCTGGTCGAGCAGCAGCTGCGCCAGCCCACCATCGACCTGGCCTTCGGCCGCACGCTGTTCCAGCTGATGGTGCCCAATGCGCTGAAGGATGTGGTGCGTCAGCTCGACCGCGCGGTGCTGGTGCTCGACGGCGCCACCGCCAACCTGCCCTGGGAAATGATGCGCGTGGACGACGAGCCGCTGGCCTGCCGCGCCGCGCTGGTGCGCCAGCTGGCCACGCTGCAGTACGCCACCCAGGTGCACCAGGCCGCCGGCCGCCGCGCGCTGGTCATCGGCAACCCGTCCTACGCCGGTTTCGGCCGCGCCTTCACGCTGCCCGGCACCGCGCCCTGGCCCGACCCCGACTCGCTGAGCGGCGCCGAGACCGAGGCCGAGGCCGTGGTGCAGGTGCTGCGCCAGGCGCTGTGGGAGCCCACCGCGCTGATCGGCCAGCAGCAGCGCGCGCTGCCCATCATCAACACCCTGCTGGGCCAGCCCTGGCGGCTGCTGCACATTGCCGCGCATGGCGTGGTCGACCTGCCGCACCCCGACGGCAACGCGCGCAGCGGCGTGGTGCTGTCCGACGGCCTGCTGATCACCGCCGCCGAGGTGGCCGCCATGCCGGCGGTGCCCGAGCTGGTGTTTCTGAACTGCTGCCATCTGGGCCAGCTCGACCTGGACGCCGACGCGCCGCACCTGGGCCACCGCAACCGCCTGGCCGCCAGCCTGGCGCGCGAGCTGATCCAGGCCGGCGTGCGCGCCGTGGTGGTGGCCGGCTGGGCGGTGGACGACCGCGCCGCCGAGCTGTTTGCCCGCACCTTCTACGAGCGCCTGCTGCTGGGCCGCCAGAACTTCGGCGACGCCGTGCACGAGGCGCGCCGCGCGGCCTACGCGGCGCACCGCCAGGGCACCACCTGGGGCGCCTACCAGGCCTATGGCGACCCCGGCTGGCGCTTTGGCGGCGATGTGGCCGAGGCCGGTGCCGCCGCGGCCAGCGCGGCCACGGCCAAGGCACCGGCCGCGCCCACGGTGCTGGTCTCGCCACGCGAACTGGTGGCCGAGCTGCAGCAGCGCTGCCGCGACCTGCGGCGCCAGGGCACGCCGCTCACGCCCTCGCAGCAGCAGGCCAGCGCGCAGTGGGTGCAGGATCGGCTGCGCGCCCATGCCGACTGGGCCACCCTGCCCGACGTGGCCGGCGCCGCGGCCCGCCTGCTCACCGATCTGGGCCCCGACTGGTTTGCGCCGGCGCTCGCGCTGTTTCAGCAGGCGCTGGCCGACGCGCGCCTGCTCGGCCGGGTCGATCTCGACGCGGTGCAGCAGATGGCCAACCTCGAGGCCCGCCACGGCGAGGCCAGTGGCGACCTGGCACTGGTCAACCGCGCCATCACCCGCCTGACCGATCTGCTGGCCATGGTGGCCGGCGGGCCGGCCGAGGCCAGGGCCGGTGCGCCGGGCCTCAATGCCGAGCGCGCCAGCCTGCTGGGCAGCGCCCACAAGCGCCGCGCCGGCCTGCACGCCCGCGCCGGCCAGGTGGCGGCCATGCGCGCCGACCTGGGCCAGAGCCTGGCCTGGTACCGCGCCGCCGCGCCGCTGGCGCAGGGCCCCGAGCAGCATCCCTACTCGGTGCTCAACTGGCTGGCCCTGGCGGCGTGGGAGCCGGCGCTGGCCGCCGACATCGACGCCAGCACCGGCCTGGCCCTGGCGCAGCGCTGCGCCGACGCGGCCAGTGGGCGCTTCCGGCTGTCCAACGACTTCTGGGACGCGGTGATGGCCGCCGATGCCCACCTCACGCTGGCACTGCTGCGCGGCGAGCTGGGCGGCGCCGCCGCCGACCAGGCCGTGAACCGGCTGCAGGCCCGGTACCTGGACAGCCTGACCGGCCTGCTGCTGCCGCTGCGCGGCATGGACTCGGTGGTGCAGCAAATGCACCTGCTGGCCCAGTGCTTTGCCGCACGCGGCGCGCTGGCCGGCCCCACCGCCGCCACCGACCTGCGCACCGCCACGGCCCTGCACACGCTGGGCGAGCGCCTGCTGCCCGGCAGCACCCGTAGCGCGCCGGTGGTGGCCACGGCAGGCGGTGTGGCCGCGGTGGACGCACCTGCACCGCCCGGCGCCAAGGCAGCCAGGCCGGCAAAGGCAGCCAAGCCATCCACGTCCGCCAAGCCCGCCAAGTCCGCCAATCCGACCGCCGTCCAGGCCACCACGCAAGGCAGCTCGCAAGCCAGCTCGCGAGCCAACAGCGCCAGTGCCAAGCCGGCCGGCAAGGCCAGCCGCCCGCGCACTGCTACGCCGGCTGCGGCCCCGGCTGTCAAGAGCCCACGCGGCCGTCGCGGCAAGTGAGCGCCTGCTCGCCAGGGTGTGGCCTGTGGCACACAGCCGGGCCTGCGGTGCGGTGTCCGCGTGTGACAGCGGCGGGTGCGGCGCCGGGCATGGGTTAGGGTGCGGGCCGTGATTTGCCGCCCCAAGACCCGCCACGCCCGCGCCGCCCGCATCAGCCGCACCCGTTCGCCCAGCGCCAACAGCCCCACCAGCCGCCGCGCCCGGCGCCACGCCCTGCGGCCGGCCGGCCGGGGGCGGGCCGGCTGCGCTGCCGCCCTGGCCGGGCTGGTGCTGCTGCTGGCCGGCTGCGGCAGCACGCCGCCGCGCCCCGCCAGCGAGGCCGGCGTGCGCCCCGGCGCTGCCGTGCGCCCGGCCACGCCGGCACGCCGCGACGAGCCGGTGCGCCAACCGGCGCCTGACAGCACGCGTGACGGCCCCGACGCCAACCCGCCGCCCAACCTGGTCGAGGTGCCCGACGCCGAGCCGCGCATCGAGCCGCTGCGCGTGGGCGGGCCCAACAAGCCCTACGAGGTGCTGGGCACGCGCTACGAGCCCGCCACCACCGATGTGGCGCTGGCCGAGCGCGGCCTGGCCTCGTGGTACGGCCGCAAGTTCCACGGCCGGCCCACGGCCAATGGCGAAACCTACGACATGTACGCCATGACCGCGGCGCACAAGACCATGCCGCTGCCCAGCTATGCCCGCGTGCGCAACCCGCGCAACGGCCATGAGGTGGTGGTGCGCATCAACGACCGCGGCCCCTTCCATGCCGAGCGCGTGATCGACCTCAGCTACACCGCCGCGCTCAAGCTGGGTCTGCTGGGCGGCGTGGCGCCGGTGGAGGTGCAGCGCATCACCCACGAGGCCATCCGCACCGGCAGCTGGCGCAACCCGCGGCTGCCGCCGGTGCCGGGCCTGGTGCTGGACGACACCGCCGTGGCCACCCTCGCGCGCGAGCCGTCCGAGGCCCCGGCCGGCGCGCGGCCGGCCGCCGGCGGCGCCTATGCCGATGACCCGATTGCCGCCTTTGCCAGCCGGCCGGGCCGGCACAACCCCGCCGCCATGCCCTCGCTGCCGCCGCCGCCGGCGCCCGGCCAGCCGCTGGCCGGCAGCCACAGCGAGCCCGGCGCCGCCACCCATGCGGCGCGCGGCTGGTGGCTGCAGCTGGGCGCGTTTCGCGACCACGACGGCGCGGTGGGCTTTCGCCAGCGGGTGGCCCAGGCGGTGGACGGCCTGGGGCCGCTGCTGGCCATCTTTCGCGAGCGCGACCTGCACCGCCTGCAGGCCGGCCCCTACGCCAGCCGGCACGATGCCGCCCTGGCCGCCGACCGCCTGCGCGCCACGCTGGCCCTGGTGCCGGCCATCGTCGAACGGCGGTAGACGGCGCCAGCACCCCGGCGGTGGCGTCAAGCCGTCCGTCCACGCCAATCCACCACCCGTCGCATGACTTCGGTGGTGACAGCGGCTGCTTCGCAATTCAGATACAAACGCCTCACAAAGTCGGACTGCGCCCGCCTGCTGCCAGCGCTACCTGTCCATTCCGAGCCGCCGCCTGACGCGGTGCCCCACCGCCGTCCCGGCTCCAGCAGACCGCCCACACCCATGAACCGCCCGTTTTCTCGCGCGTCGCGTCTGCCACGCGCGCTGCGCCGCCCGGCATCGCCGGCCTTGTCGTCGGCCCTGGCCCAGGTCTGCACCGGCGCGCCGCTGGCCCTGGCCGCGGCGCTGGCCGCGCCCTGGCTGGCGCTGCCGGCCCGGGCCCAGACGCCGCCACCGGCCACGGCCGCGCCGGCAGCACCCGCCGCGGCAGCCGCAACACCTGCACCGCCTGCCACGCCCGCCGCCGCAGCGGCTGCCGCCTCGGCGCCGCAGCGCGCGGCCTCGGCGCCGCGGCCGGCCCGCCCGGCCGACGCCCAGCGCACTGCGCCGCAGCAGGTCGAGATCACCGGCCGCCAGGCCAGCGACCCCACGATGGACGAGCGCCGCCAGTCCACCGCCAGCCGCCTGGTGATCGGCCGCGAAGAGCTCGACCGCATGGGCGATGGCTCGGTCTCCGAGGTGCTCAAGCGCCTGCCCGGCGTCACCATGGGCGGCCCGGCCGGCCGCGGTGGCGGCCCGCGCATGCGCGGCATGGGCGGCGGCTACACCCAGCTGCTGGTGGATGGGCAGCGCATGCCGCCGGGCTTCTCGCTCGACGACCTGCCGCCCGAGCAGATCGAGCGCATCGAGATCATGCGGGCGCCGGTGGCCGAGTTCGGCACGCGCGCCATCGCCGGCACCATCAACGTGGTGATGCGCAACGGCTACAAGCGCCGCGAGAACGAGCTGCGCTTTGGCGGCGGCGTGGACGGCAGCCGCACCCAGTACGGCGGCAACTGGACGCGCAACGGCCAGAGCGAGGCGCTCACCTGGTCGGCCGCGGCCTCGCTGTTCGGCGGCGGGCGCAGCAACGACAGCGTCTCGCGCACCACCGGCAGCGCGCCCGATGGCACGCCCGACCTCGACCGCACCGTGCGCAGCGCGGGCTACGGCACGCGCGAGTCGGTGTTTCTCAACGGCCGGCTGCAGTGGCGGCTGGGCCAGGGCGAGACGCTGGAGCTGCAGCCCTCGCTGAATGTCTCGCGCGGCAAGTTCAACAGCCGCGCCAGCGTCACCCAGCCGCTGGGTGACCTGGCCCAGCTGTCGTACCTGCAGGCCGGCAGCGAGGGCCGCAACGACAACAGCATGGCGCGCCTGGGCGGCACCTGGAACACCGCCACCGGCTCGGGCGGCAAGCTGCAGCTGCGTTTCACCACCATGCTCAACGAGTCAAACAGCGACAGCACGCGCCTGGAGACCGGCGGCCAGGCCGCCGGCGGCCGCACCCGCAGCAGCAGCAGCCACAGCCGCGACCTGGCCATCGACCTGAACGGCAAGTTCTCGCAGCTGCTGGGCGAAAGCCACTCGATGAGCACCGGCTGGGAGCTGCAGAGCAACCAGCGCAACGACAGCGGCAGCACCGAGACCACCGGCAGCCTGGTCAACAGCCTGGTGCAGGATGTCGACGCCCGCATCCGCCGCCTGGCCCTGTACGGGCAGGACGAGTGGGAGTGGGACAAGCAGCTCTCGTTCTACGTGGGCGCGCGCTGGGAGAGCATCCTCACCGGCAGCGACGGCACCAGCGGCGCCAACGGCACGCCGCGCAGCGTGCGCAACCGCTCGGGCGTGTTCACGCCGCTGGCGCACATGGTCTACCGCCTGCCCGACAGCAAGGACCAGATCCGCGCCAGCCTGACGCGCAGCTACCGCTCGCCCAACACCAACCAGATCGTCGGGCGCATCGGCATCTCGGGCCAGGAGCCCGACCTGGGCAA
This portion of the Aquabacterium sp. OR-4 genome encodes:
- a CDS encoding hydrogenase small subunit, yielding METFYDVMRRQGISRRSLMKYCSLTATSLGLGPAFVPQIAHAMETKPRTPVLWLHGLECTCCSESFIRSAHPLAKDVVLSMISLDYDDTLMAAAGHQAEAILEEIMAKYKGNYILAVEGNPPLNEDGMFCIQSGKPFVEKLKRVAKDSKAIIAWGSCASWGCVQAAKPNPTQATPIHKVITDKPIIKVPGCPPIAEVMTGVITYMLTFDRMPELDRQGRPKMFYSQRIHDKCYRRPHFDAGQFVESFDDEAARKGYCLYKVGCKGPTSYNACSTVQWNEGTSFPIKAGHGCIGCSEDGFWDKGSFYDRLTDIHQFGIEANADQVGGTAAGVVGAAVAAHAAVSALKRVASKDTADTGAK
- a CDS encoding TonB-dependent receptor plug domain-containing protein; translated protein: MNRPFSRASRLPRALRRPASPALSSALAQVCTGAPLALAAALAAPWLALPARAQTPPPATAAPAAPAAAAATPAPPATPAAAAAAASAPQRAASAPRPARPADAQRTAPQQVEITGRQASDPTMDERRQSTASRLVIGREELDRMGDGSVSEVLKRLPGVTMGGPAGRGGGPRMRGMGGGYTQLLVDGQRMPPGFSLDDLPPEQIERIEIMRAPVAEFGTRAIAGTINVVMRNGYKRRENELRFGGGVDGSRTQYGGNWTRNGQSEALTWSAAASLFGGGRSNDSVSRTTGSAPDGTPDLDRTVRSAGYGTRESVFLNGRLQWRLGQGETLELQPSLNVSRGKFNSRASVTQPLGDLAQLSYLQAGSEGRNDNSMARLGGTWNTATGSGGKLQLRFTTMLNESNSDSTRLETGGQAAGGRTRSSSSHSRDLAIDLNGKFSQLLGESHSMSTGWELQSNQRNDSGSTETTGSLVNSLVQDVDARIRRLALYGQDEWEWDKQLSFYVGARWESILTGSDGTSGANGTPRSVRNRSGVFTPLAHMVYRLPDSKDQIRASLTRSYRSPNTNQIVGRIGISGQEPDLGKTNESTSPDRAGNPDLKPELAWGLEAGYERYLEAGGVVSANVFYRRIDDLIRNLTVLETVDYASAQRYVSRPRNIGQADSAGLELEAKMRAADLWDTELPISLRANTTLMWSRVSGVKGPNNRLEGQPSATLNLGLDWPIRGTPLTVGGNWNLTPGFSIQQIDNQSSSQGRRAQLDFYGLWRFGPDFSTRLSVNNADARHFDTGVTTVGSDGRVQTVQTSTRSTTQLNLRAEMKF
- a CDS encoding CHAT domain-containing protein codes for the protein MTQPTHRAPVTIVTPPGRRIAQPELPRGLRQDQRGTDSDARFLPPGFVRAVDAVDLSAGARDLAGGAGQALSPGASQVLAIELDEGITLYTSPENLQRTLAQVAPEAVTADGRVLLEALETRAASTRAIRATGGAARLVARVTTLEVGQAGDAITQLAGSKLREWLGDRLVGEAAEQLGITWWGTKALMWAIEDRHGRTHGLYRWVGGETQPAALFAPEHDPRLAKEAAQGPVLVFIHGTASSVGGSFGDLQAGAPDTWRLLELQYGERIYGFEHRSLSESPIENALQLARALPEGARLHLVSHSRGGQVGDLLCMATHDGAELDALLEAYAVDEVALGGVDDETDRARLRAELATAYERQRAALRELATLLRTRRFKVERYVRVACPARGTRLASGNFDVFLSGLLSLVGLVPGLAGNPWYMAFKRVVLEIARNRTRPQRVPGIEAMLPGAPMARLLARLPAQAGTAMAVIAGDIEGGGLLKRLGVLFTDHMFFDGVDNDLVVDSDSMSAGVARPATTRRLFDQGPEVNHFRYFTNSSTREALRQWLTEADPGALAQFSPLPALAPERSLAETQRRDTVRASQRGLEPASLPVVIVLPGVMGSHLWVNGRDRVWMDPLDLLAGGLRKLAFGLPGVSPEKLFDPSYGELCEHLAASHQVERFAYDWRLPLDALGDALAERVRRVLEASAPAGAAPRPVRLLAHSMGGLVVRAMAARHPALWEALMQRPGARLVMLGTPNHGSHQMVEMLIGKGDTVRLLARADLRHSLQQLLDLVGGFRGALALLPRPGFLDEAAMLQGADRQQPDYFAPALWERLRAEMTDLWFGNGVVARLQPAALSAASWLWRQPGPAAGLPAAHAERCFYVHGVAASTPCGMVQRNGRWQMLATPRGDGTVTWVSGRLEGIAAAHHFYMPAGHGALADTPEYFDSLALLLAEGQPGRLLSSPPRVRDASGAEVVELQAYDAGPPQVPSAEELAASLLRREPRAPVRDAAGRGQRQLSVRVRNDDLRALDRPILVGHYAQDAISGAEALIDRDLVHGALRQRYDLGLYAGAAGTATVVLPAPNAMERARGSRRGAVVAGLGVFDGSLGAPALTGAVRNAVTRLLLQLLDSGEPAPADPAAAGIALATLLIGYNTAANLGLGDVMTALIRGTAEANHRFHEATGSPWHVDALDIVELYRDTAISAARQLERVAAQLSAGRALRCRIAVQPLLEGGGARERLLDARGASYWSRLMVSCAGDEASVTPGSPDLDTDTEAEPAAAAPAPAAAAARMRRGMAGRLRFLYLGSGRARVEAQVQQRQPGLVERLVEQQLRQPTIDLAFGRTLFQLMVPNALKDVVRQLDRAVLVLDGATANLPWEMMRVDDEPLACRAALVRQLATLQYATQVHQAAGRRALVIGNPSYAGFGRAFTLPGTAPWPDPDSLSGAETEAEAVVQVLRQALWEPTALIGQQQRALPIINTLLGQPWRLLHIAAHGVVDLPHPDGNARSGVVLSDGLLITAAEVAAMPAVPELVFLNCCHLGQLDLDADAPHLGHRNRLAASLARELIQAGVRAVVVAGWAVDDRAAELFARTFYERLLLGRQNFGDAVHEARRAAYAAHRQGTTWGAYQAYGDPGWRFGGDVAEAGAAAASAATAKAPAAPTVLVSPRELVAELQQRCRDLRRQGTPLTPSQQQASAQWVQDRLRAHADWATLPDVAGAAARLLTDLGPDWFAPALALFQQALADARLLGRVDLDAVQQMANLEARHGEASGDLALVNRAITRLTDLLAMVAGGPAEARAGAPGLNAERASLLGSAHKRRAGLHARAGQVAAMRADLGQSLAWYRAAAPLAQGPEQHPYSVLNWLALAAWEPALAADIDASTGLALAQRCADAASGRFRLSNDFWDAVMAADAHLTLALLRGELGGAAADQAVNRLQARYLDSLTGLLLPLRGMDSVVQQMHLLAQCFAARGALAGPTAATDLRTATALHTLGERLLPGSTRSAPVVATAGGVAAVDAPAPPGAKAARPAKAAKPSTSAKPAKSANPTAVQATTQGSSQASSRANSASAKPAGKASRPRTATPAAAPAVKSPRGRRGK
- a CDS encoding septal ring lytic transglycosylase RlpA family protein — protein: MICRPKTRHARAARISRTRSPSANSPTSRRARRHALRPAGRGRAGCAAALAGLVLLLAGCGSTPPRPASEAGVRPGAAVRPATPARRDEPVRQPAPDSTRDGPDANPPPNLVEVPDAEPRIEPLRVGGPNKPYEVLGTRYEPATTDVALAERGLASWYGRKFHGRPTANGETYDMYAMTAAHKTMPLPSYARVRNPRNGHEVVVRINDRGPFHAERVIDLSYTAALKLGLLGGVAPVEVQRITHEAIRTGSWRNPRLPPVPGLVLDDTAVATLAREPSEAPAGARPAAGGAYADDPIAAFASRPGRHNPAAMPSLPPPPAPGQPLAGSHSEPGAATHAARGWWLQLGAFRDHDGAVGFRQRVAQAVDGLGPLLAIFRERDLHRLQAGPYASRHDAALAADRLRATLALVPAIVERR